The following coding sequences lie in one Psychrobacter arenosus genomic window:
- the infB gene encoding translation initiation factor IF-2, with protein sequence MADKTVKELAEMVSKTASAVKQQLVDAGLPARGEDDLVTELEQEQLVAFLKQSHGQQEKRRISLKSKTTSTARVTGSSGKSKSVNVEVRKKKVFEKPDPAQVAEELAAREKAQIEAKAKAEQEALEREQAKKKSEERQAATLAAMRASLGGSKSKDSGSDDVKSSVVVKKGGKEATEIKAKEKKKVVAATKPKTETAAERKEREAREVEEERLRQLEAETRRQQAEEAQKRTLEQMRKMAGKYSDKEPVSEVRKDEPLAEGLVGDALEESFEKERREIKRGTTGTAARGKRRKNQEEREIKNRRHGLKSSQSGQHKFERPVEKIVHDVEISEQIVVADLAQRMAIKAREVVKLLMKMGEMVSESDEIDQATASLLVEELGHNPVLVSDTKVEDDLQVAVEKRSSNVQARPPVVTIMGHVDHGKTSLLDKIRSTKKASGEAGGITQHIGAYHVETSRGVVTFLDTPGHAAFSAMRSRGAQATDIVVLVVAADDGMMPQTVEAIDHARAAGTPLIVAINKMDKESADVDRVLNELTSKEVVSEAWGGDTPMARVSAKTGEGIDELLELISLQAELMELEAPTDGAAQGVVIESRLEKGRGAVVSLLVKKGTLKQGDLVLAGEHYGKVRAMIDEQGQRIKSAGPSIPVEILGLPETPAAGSEFLVVADEKKAREVADFRANREREREMDRQNKMRLENMFEQMGQGDVSFLNIVLKTDVRGSLEALLAALNELSTDEVKVKVISSGVGPISESDVTLAESSEAVLLGFNVRADATARRKADDSKLDIRYYSVIYGLIDDVKAAMSGLLSPEHREQILGVADVRDVFRSSKFGAAAGCMVVEGTIYRNKPIRVLRDDKVIFTGQLQSLRRYKDDVNEVRTGMECGLAVRGYDVEVGDKIEVFEIQEFERTI encoded by the coding sequence ATGGCAGATAAGACCGTCAAAGAACTGGCAGAAATGGTAAGTAAAACCGCTAGCGCTGTAAAACAGCAGCTAGTGGACGCTGGACTGCCTGCTCGTGGGGAGGATGACCTAGTCACCGAACTTGAGCAAGAACAGTTGGTGGCATTTTTGAAGCAAAGCCATGGCCAGCAAGAGAAACGCCGTATTAGCCTCAAGTCTAAGACGACCAGTACTGCGCGTGTAACGGGCTCTTCAGGTAAATCTAAGAGCGTCAACGTTGAAGTGCGCAAGAAAAAAGTATTCGAGAAACCAGATCCTGCACAAGTAGCTGAAGAATTGGCCGCTCGTGAGAAAGCCCAAATCGAAGCCAAAGCAAAAGCTGAGCAAGAAGCGCTTGAGCGTGAGCAAGCTAAGAAGAAATCTGAAGAGCGCCAGGCGGCTACGTTAGCGGCTATGCGCGCAAGCCTCGGCGGTAGCAAAAGCAAAGATAGCGGTAGCGATGACGTTAAATCTTCTGTCGTAGTGAAAAAAGGCGGCAAAGAAGCGACGGAAATCAAAGCTAAAGAAAAGAAAAAAGTGGTTGCGGCTACTAAGCCAAAAACTGAGACCGCCGCTGAGCGCAAAGAGCGTGAAGCTCGCGAAGTTGAAGAAGAGCGTCTACGTCAGCTAGAAGCTGAAACCCGTCGTCAGCAAGCAGAAGAAGCGCAAAAGCGTACACTTGAGCAAATGCGTAAGATGGCTGGTAAATACTCTGATAAAGAGCCGGTCTCTGAAGTGCGTAAAGACGAGCCATTGGCCGAAGGTCTGGTGGGGGATGCTCTAGAAGAGTCGTTTGAAAAAGAGCGTCGTGAGATTAAGCGTGGTACTACCGGTACAGCGGCTCGTGGCAAACGTCGTAAGAACCAAGAAGAGCGCGAAATCAAAAATCGCCGTCATGGTCTTAAGTCCTCACAATCAGGTCAGCATAAATTTGAGCGTCCGGTCGAAAAAATCGTCCATGATGTTGAAATTAGTGAGCAAATTGTGGTTGCTGACTTGGCACAACGCATGGCTATTAAAGCCCGCGAAGTGGTCAAATTGCTCATGAAAATGGGTGAAATGGTTAGTGAGTCTGATGAGATTGATCAAGCTACTGCCAGTTTGCTGGTCGAAGAGTTGGGTCACAATCCTGTTTTAGTTAGTGATACTAAAGTTGAAGATGACCTACAAGTAGCCGTTGAAAAACGTAGCAGTAACGTCCAAGCGCGTCCACCAGTAGTGACTATTATGGGCCACGTTGACCATGGTAAGACTTCATTACTAGATAAAATTCGTTCTACTAAGAAAGCTTCTGGTGAAGCCGGTGGTATCACCCAGCATATTGGTGCTTACCATGTTGAGACCAGTCGTGGTGTGGTAACGTTCCTAGATACTCCAGGTCACGCAGCGTTCAGTGCTATGCGCTCACGCGGTGCTCAGGCTACCGATATCGTAGTGCTAGTTGTGGCTGCTGATGATGGTATGATGCCGCAAACGGTTGAAGCTATTGATCATGCGCGTGCTGCTGGTACGCCACTGATTGTTGCTATCAACAAAATGGATAAAGAAAGTGCCGATGTCGATCGCGTCCTTAATGAGTTGACGAGTAAAGAAGTTGTCTCAGAAGCTTGGGGTGGTGACACTCCTATGGCTCGCGTCTCTGCCAAAACAGGCGAAGGTATCGATGAGCTGCTAGAGCTTATCAGCTTGCAAGCAGAGCTTATGGAGCTAGAAGCCCCAACGGATGGCGCAGCTCAAGGTGTGGTTATTGAGTCAAGATTAGAAAAAGGCCGCGGTGCTGTCGTTAGTTTACTGGTTAAGAAAGGTACCTTGAAACAAGGCGACTTAGTCTTAGCGGGTGAGCACTATGGTAAAGTTCGTGCCATGATTGATGAGCAAGGTCAACGTATCAAGTCGGCAGGCCCGTCTATCCCTGTTGAGATTTTAGGTTTGCCTGAAACGCCAGCAGCGGGTAGCGAGTTCCTAGTCGTTGCTGATGAGAAGAAAGCCCGTGAAGTGGCAGACTTCCGTGCCAACCGTGAGCGCGAGCGTGAGATGGACCGTCAGAATAAGATGCGTCTTGAAAACATGTTTGAGCAAATGGGTCAAGGCGACGTGTCGTTCTTAAACATCGTGCTAAAAACAGACGTCCGTGGTTCATTAGAAGCGCTATTAGCGGCCTTGAACGAGCTGTCTACCGATGAAGTGAAAGTGAAAGTGATCAGCTCAGGCGTAGGTCCTATCTCAGAATCAGACGTTACTTTGGCGGAATCAAGCGAAGCTGTATTACTAGGTTTCAACGTGCGTGCTGATGCTACGGCGCGTCGTAAAGCGGATGATTCGAAGCTAGACATTCGTTACTATAGTGTCATCTATGGCTTAATCGATGATGTGAAAGCTGCGATGAGTGGCTTACTATCTCCAGAGCACCGTGAGCAAATCCTTGGTGTGGCCGACGTCCGTGATGTCTTCCGCTCAAGTAAGTTTGGTGCAGCTGCCGGTTGTATGGTAGTGGAAGGTACGATTTATCGTAACAAGCCCATCCGCGTCCTACGTGATGATAAGGTCATCTTTACGGGTCAATTGCAATCGCTACGTCGTTACAAAGACGATGTTAACGAAGTGCGTACTGGTATGGAATGTGGTCTTGCCGTTCGTGGCTACGATGTTGAAGTCGGCGATAAGATTGAAGTCTTCGAAATCCAAGAGTTTGAACGCACGATCTAA
- the nusA gene encoding transcription termination factor NusA, which translates to MSREILTVVETVSNEKGLNPEDIFEAIEQALVVSTKKKVYTDQPEVAVRVAIDRETGDYDTYRYWTVVADEDHEMPACQLAITDLDQDEWAIGDIKEEQIESIEFGRIAATQAKQVIIQKIREAERALVADAFEPRIGEMLFGEVKKQTRDGYIIDLGDNAEGYLSRDQMLPREQLRVKSRINAILYHVNRENRGAQLLLSRTHPEMLSALMQKEVPEIAEQIIEIRNVARLPGTRAKISVKTNDHRIDPVGACIGMRGTRIQAVQQELDGERIDVVVWSDDPAQYIISALEPADVNSIILDEDAQTADIVFTTNDQLARAIGSQGQNVRLASELTGYKLNMMLEAEYLERQKTETKAYLDLFYERLEVDEDLAQALVDVGFTSIEEVAYVPVDTFYDIEGLDDEAIDMIQERAKEVVIADELVKQQNMKEPSAELLALEGMTTSWAYKMAQKDIITVDDLAEQAVFDLEDIDGLDEKTAGQLIMKARESWFDE; encoded by the coding sequence ATGAGTCGAGAGATTTTAACGGTAGTAGAGACCGTCAGTAATGAGAAGGGCTTAAATCCAGAAGATATTTTTGAAGCGATTGAGCAAGCCTTGGTCGTCTCGACTAAAAAGAAAGTCTATACTGACCAGCCAGAAGTGGCGGTGCGGGTAGCCATTGATCGTGAAACTGGCGATTATGATACTTACCGTTATTGGACGGTAGTCGCGGACGAAGATCACGAAATGCCAGCCTGCCAATTGGCCATCACTGACCTAGACCAGGATGAATGGGCTATCGGTGATATCAAAGAAGAGCAAATCGAATCTATCGAATTCGGTCGTATTGCTGCCACGCAAGCTAAGCAAGTTATTATTCAAAAGATTCGCGAAGCCGAGCGTGCTCTAGTAGCCGATGCTTTTGAGCCCCGTATTGGTGAGATGCTGTTTGGTGAAGTGAAAAAGCAAACCCGCGATGGTTATATCATCGATTTGGGGGACAATGCGGAAGGTTATTTATCACGCGATCAAATGCTGCCCCGTGAGCAATTGCGTGTGAAATCTCGTATCAATGCTATCCTATACCATGTGAATCGTGAAAACCGCGGTGCGCAATTATTGTTATCACGCACACACCCAGAAATGTTGTCGGCGTTGATGCAAAAAGAAGTGCCAGAGATTGCTGAGCAAATCATTGAAATTCGCAATGTTGCCCGCTTGCCGGGTACTCGTGCTAAAATCTCTGTCAAGACCAACGATCACCGCATCGACCCAGTAGGGGCTTGTATCGGTATGCGTGGTACGCGTATTCAAGCGGTGCAGCAAGAGTTGGACGGTGAGCGTATCGATGTCGTGGTTTGGTCTGATGATCCGGCACAATATATTATTAGTGCGCTTGAGCCGGCTGATGTGAACAGCATCATTTTAGATGAAGATGCGCAAACCGCTGATATCGTCTTTACGACCAATGATCAATTGGCGCGTGCTATTGGCTCGCAAGGACAAAACGTCCGTCTAGCCTCTGAATTGACGGGCTATAAATTAAATATGATGCTTGAAGCCGAGTACCTTGAGCGTCAAAAAACCGAAACTAAAGCGTATCTAGATTTGTTCTATGAGCGCCTAGAAGTGGACGAAGACTTAGCACAAGCGTTAGTAGACGTGGGCTTTACCAGTATCGAAGAAGTGGCCTATGTGCCGGTCGATACCTTCTATGATATCGAAGGCTTAGATGATGAAGCTATTGATATGATTCAAGAACGTGCCAAAGAAGTCGTGATCGCTGACGAGCTTGTGAAGCAGCAGAATATGAAAGAGCCTAGCGCTGAGTTGTTAGCGCTAGAGGGGATGACGACCAGCTGGGCCTATAAAATGGCTCAAAAAGACATCATTACTGTGGATGATCTGGCCGAGCAAGCGGTCTTTGATTTAGAAGACATCGATGGTCTTGACGAAAAGACAGCGGGCCAGCTAATTATGAAGGCACGTGAGTCTTGGTTTGATGAGTAG
- the rimP gene encoding ribosome maturation factor RimP — MKLSTKVTELMTIIAPAVAACDVALWGVEFVPQGRKSLLRIFIESLPEEQAQGKQVTIEDCAAVNHQVSGVLEVHDPIAGEYILEVSSPGIDRAFFSEAQMRQYIGETINLRLINAIGAGKEKRRKITGVLDTMSDKTLSLTTPEGEAVTVELSNIDKANLIYQDR, encoded by the coding sequence ATGAAACTGTCTACCAAAGTTACTGAATTGATGACCATCATCGCTCCTGCTGTAGCAGCTTGTGATGTGGCGCTGTGGGGCGTGGAATTTGTACCACAAGGCCGCAAGTCACTACTGCGTATCTTTATCGAATCATTACCAGAAGAGCAAGCGCAAGGCAAACAAGTCACTATCGAAGACTGTGCTGCGGTTAACCACCAAGTTAGTGGTGTGTTAGAAGTTCATGACCCTATTGCTGGGGAATATATTCTGGAAGTGTCTTCACCAGGGATAGACCGCGCTTTTTTCTCTGAAGCACAAATGCGCCAATACATAGGCGAGACGATTAATCTGCGTCTGATTAACGCTATTGGTGCTGGCAAAGAGAAACGTCGCAAAATTACTGGTGTTTTAGACACTATGAGCGACAAGACTTTGAGTCTAACCACCCCAGAAGGGGAGGCAGTAACCGTTGAATTGTCTAATATTGATAAAGCCAATTTGATTTATCAAGACCGTTAA